Proteins encoded by one window of Bradyrhizobium sp. B097:
- a CDS encoding MmgE/PrpD family protein — MAVENVEVPPRFEDILFPRHPVHQDAGRLAKFLTDLEFTSLPADVLHTAKRVTLDTIGCIATGAATPLGRSILAAYGGGVATSGCCIPGTELRLPPSLAAKVASWLSDVLDYEDVACGHPSATVIPAALAVAEHLSATPQRFLAGVVAGYEAGLRVHDATRAGPEAYRRFAVYHAWHGVAAGAAAIVVAGGTEAQVRSALGHAAANTNVPIWYVQYGKPAHALKANYGQMTLGGVDAALCARQDILGPFAMLSDPERGFAHIIGSDRFDPAQLSADLAQRWRINELSIKPFPSCAFLHTSVDAATSAVKDQDVALDEIESVSIRCFSRITEWFSDAAPATDIDAQLSVQYVTAMGLMVRDPGRHWFAPEMMDNPVVRELMRKMTVEIDPVAEKAFWDEGRYKSSVRIRMRDGRTFDATADWAPGHWRRPFSDADVERKFLSNLRGTPLEPKGDRIVETVMKLDRADSMAELCGLLRA, encoded by the coding sequence ATGGCTGTCGAAAACGTCGAGGTCCCGCCCCGGTTCGAGGACATCCTGTTCCCGCGTCATCCTGTCCATCAGGACGCGGGCAGGCTGGCCAAGTTCCTGACTGATCTGGAATTCACTAGCCTGCCGGCGGACGTGCTTCACACTGCCAAGCGGGTGACGCTCGATACGATCGGTTGCATCGCCACGGGCGCTGCGACGCCGCTCGGACGCAGCATCCTTGCGGCATACGGTGGCGGTGTGGCGACGTCCGGCTGCTGCATTCCGGGCACCGAACTGCGGCTGCCGCCTTCTCTCGCGGCAAAGGTCGCATCCTGGCTGTCGGATGTGCTCGATTATGAAGACGTGGCCTGCGGGCATCCAAGCGCAACGGTCATTCCGGCAGCGCTCGCTGTCGCAGAGCATCTGTCCGCCACGCCGCAGCGATTTCTGGCTGGCGTGGTCGCCGGTTATGAAGCCGGGCTGCGTGTTCATGACGCGACGCGGGCAGGCCCGGAGGCCTACCGGCGCTTTGCGGTCTACCATGCCTGGCACGGCGTGGCCGCCGGAGCCGCGGCGATTGTTGTTGCCGGCGGCACTGAGGCCCAGGTTCGTTCCGCACTCGGGCATGCCGCGGCCAATACCAACGTACCGATCTGGTACGTCCAGTACGGCAAACCGGCGCATGCGCTGAAAGCGAATTACGGCCAGATGACACTTGGGGGAGTCGACGCAGCGCTATGCGCGCGCCAGGATATTCTGGGCCCCTTCGCAATGCTGAGTGACCCGGAACGCGGCTTTGCCCACATCATCGGATCGGACCGTTTCGATCCCGCCCAGCTGTCGGCGGACCTTGCACAGAGGTGGCGCATCAACGAACTGTCGATCAAGCCGTTTCCCAGCTGCGCATTCCTTCACACCTCCGTCGATGCCGCAACAAGCGCCGTGAAGGATCAGGACGTTGCCCTGGATGAAATCGAGTCGGTTTCCATCAGGTGCTTTTCGCGCATCACCGAATGGTTCTCGGACGCCGCGCCGGCAACCGATATCGACGCGCAGCTCTCGGTGCAATATGTGACGGCGATGGGATTGATGGTGCGCGATCCGGGACGGCACTGGTTTGCGCCCGAGATGATGGACAATCCAGTGGTCAGGGAGTTGATGCGCAAGATGACCGTCGAAATCGATCCGGTCGCAGAAAAGGCGTTTTGGGACGAAGGCCGGTACAAATCCTCGGTCCGTATCCGGATGAGGGATGGCCGGACTTTCGATGCGACCGCCGACTGGGCTCCGGGGCACTGGCGCCGGCCGTTCAGCGATGCGGATGTCGAGCGGAAGTTTTTGAGCAACCTTCGCGGGACGCCCCTCGAACCGAAGGGCGACAGGATCGTCGAGACGGTCATGAAGCTCGACCGTGCGGACTCGATGGCAGAGCTGTGCGGGCTGTTGCGGGCCTAG
- a CDS encoding Xaa-Pro peptidase family protein: MPKVWPSVPPKPLPPAPPVPAAELERRRAGVRAQMSKAGIDVIVLSDQKNVAYLTDYRSLSWSYHARPVFAAISADDMVVFGSLAEARTVEVRARSFSSRYYDGYLPEAVAAISAWISERVSGPRRTALDYGQDFYGRGSLELVEALSELSHDGKPVSASQILWSVRVIKSRFEAELKRIAFEIVNSAFDTALASARLGMPEYELCQMVQAQIFLNGAETADPIAMLFSKGDFSYGRPASDRRLEAGHYIWTDFRATYGGYPADRNRIARAGEPEAWEVDVYGRVRALTVDLAGAVRPGMSCADLYARFERMWIDADLGPLYSRVSRIGHGGGLDVTEPPSISRVDATEIRPGMILHLEPKLEREGAVFQFEEVILVTDTGCEFLSALSPETIPTVC, encoded by the coding sequence ATGCCCAAGGTTTGGCCCTCGGTCCCTCCCAAGCCACTTCCTCCAGCGCCGCCTGTGCCGGCCGCGGAGCTGGAGCGTCGTCGTGCCGGCGTCCGGGCGCAGATGTCGAAGGCTGGTATCGACGTCATTGTTCTGAGCGACCAAAAGAACGTCGCCTATCTCACCGATTATCGATCCCTGTCCTGGTCATATCACGCACGCCCGGTCTTTGCGGCCATTTCGGCTGATGACATGGTTGTGTTCGGAAGTCTCGCGGAGGCCCGAACCGTCGAGGTGCGTGCACGCAGCTTCTCCAGCAGGTATTACGACGGGTACCTGCCCGAGGCAGTGGCGGCGATCTCTGCGTGGATCAGCGAGAGGGTGTCCGGGCCTCGCAGGACGGCGCTGGATTACGGGCAGGACTTCTATGGGCGCGGATCTCTCGAGCTCGTCGAGGCGCTTTCGGAGTTGTCGCATGACGGTAAGCCGGTTTCGGCTTCGCAGATTCTGTGGAGCGTCCGCGTCATTAAGTCTCGCTTCGAGGCGGAGTTGAAACGGATCGCGTTCGAAATCGTGAACTCGGCCTTCGACACCGCGCTTGCCTCCGCGCGCCTCGGCATGCCGGAATACGAGCTTTGCCAGATGGTGCAGGCGCAGATATTCCTCAACGGCGCCGAAACTGCTGATCCGATCGCAATGCTGTTCTCGAAGGGCGATTTCTCCTATGGCCGTCCCGCATCCGACCGGCGGCTGGAGGCAGGCCATTATATCTGGACCGACTTCAGGGCGACGTATGGCGGCTATCCCGCCGATCGCAACAGGATTGCCCGAGCAGGCGAGCCGGAAGCGTGGGAGGTCGACGTCTACGGCAGGGTCCGAGCGCTTACGGTCGATCTGGCGGGGGCGGTCAGGCCGGGGATGAGCTGCGCCGATCTCTATGCCCGGTTTGAACGGATGTGGATCGATGCCGATCTGGGCCCGCTGTATTCCAGGGTCTCGCGGATCGGCCATGGCGGAGGTCTGGATGTGACCGAGCCACCGTCGATATCGCGGGTCGATGCAACCGAGATCCGCCCCGGCATGATCCTGCATCTTGAGCCGAAGCTCGAGCGGGAGGGGGCGGTCTTCCAGTTCGAGGAGGTCATCCTTGTAACCGATACGGGATGTGAATTTCTGAGCGCCCTGTCGCCCGAAACCATTCCCACCGTCTGCTGA
- the ehuB gene encoding ectoine/hydroxyectoine ABC transporter substrate-binding protein EhuB, which yields MLMASTLSAVAQSITDRVVKEGRITVGIHNQAPWGYVGADGKVAGVGPDMVRAILGPVGVRQVDFVVVDFGALIPSLLSRRIDIVASGMAITDERCRQVIFSNPDLVIGDGVMVLAGNPRNIHSYADVANSPTLRMGGGRGSSNSENAIRAGIPRDRMVLFQDTQSSIAALLAGRIDADTQSMATAISTVRQPGLKGKIELAEPFTGLVENGRRAANYASIAFRPDDARLRDLWNESLDARKSDGTVKEIFASYGFAASMVAPADLTAQKLYPNCR from the coding sequence ATGCTGATGGCGAGCACCCTGTCGGCGGTTGCGCAGTCGATCACCGATCGTGTTGTCAAGGAAGGCAGGATCACCGTCGGCATCCATAACCAGGCCCCATGGGGTTATGTTGGCGCGGACGGGAAGGTTGCGGGTGTCGGCCCCGATATGGTCAGGGCGATACTTGGACCTGTCGGTGTCAGGCAAGTTGACTTCGTGGTTGTGGATTTCGGCGCCCTTATCCCGAGTCTTCTGTCCAGGCGAATTGATATCGTCGCGTCAGGCATGGCGATCACTGACGAGCGCTGCAGGCAGGTGATTTTCAGCAATCCCGACCTCGTCATCGGTGATGGAGTAATGGTGCTGGCAGGCAATCCGCGTAACATCCACAGCTACGCCGATGTGGCAAACAGTCCGACCTTGCGCATGGGCGGCGGTCGGGGCAGCTCGAATTCAGAAAACGCCATCAGGGCCGGCATTCCCAGGGACCGGATGGTGTTGTTCCAGGACACGCAGTCATCGATCGCTGCCCTGCTCGCCGGCCGTATCGACGCGGACACGCAATCGATGGCAACTGCCATCAGCACCGTCAGACAGCCAGGTCTCAAAGGAAAGATCGAGCTTGCGGAGCCGTTCACCGGACTGGTGGAGAATGGGCGCCGGGCGGCGAACTATGCTTCGATCGCATTCCGGCCGGACGACGCCAGATTGCGCGATCTCTGGAACGAGAGCCTGGATGCGCGAAAGTCCGATGGAACGGTAAAAGAGATTTTCGCCAGCTATGGATTTGCGGCCTCCATGGTCGCCCCGGCGGATCTCACCGCACAGAAGCTGTACCCGAATTGCAGATAG
- a CDS encoding succinylglutamate desuccinylase/aspartoacylase family protein, whose protein sequence is MSDSTRIWSPISYDRDGKQVDCLRLPISTDTSAYGWIAIPAICLKNGDGPTAVLIAGTHGDEYEGQIALMRIARKLKPADLRGRIIILPSLNFPAVQAGRRVSPVDEGNLNRHYPGRAHGTATEMIAHYVTEVLLPMADLVVDLHAGGRSLDYIPCALIRPGKTAQHHEKLVDLLRVFGAPIGYLTNGSGGGGNTTLPAAAERTGAPVLTAELGGGATLNPSGLQLAEQGVLRLLKHIGVLPRYDVTEPGPVRLMESSTTDLLVYAGTDGLFEPLARLGEEVSEGQLAGLIHSIDRPHNDPEQVHFGRAGLIASKRFPTLVKRGDCLFELMQDIASSQTRG, encoded by the coding sequence ATGTCTGATTCTACGCGTATCTGGTCGCCGATCAGCTATGACAGGGATGGAAAGCAGGTCGATTGTCTGCGTCTGCCTATTTCCACCGATACCTCCGCCTACGGCTGGATAGCGATACCGGCAATCTGCCTGAAGAACGGCGACGGCCCAACGGCAGTGCTGATTGCCGGCACCCATGGTGACGAGTACGAAGGCCAGATCGCGCTGATGCGGATTGCGCGGAAGTTGAAACCAGCTGACCTGAGGGGACGCATTATCATACTTCCGTCCCTCAACTTCCCGGCTGTCCAGGCCGGTCGCCGCGTTTCACCTGTCGATGAAGGCAATCTCAATCGTCATTATCCAGGACGCGCACATGGCACGGCCACCGAAATGATTGCCCATTATGTCACGGAGGTCCTGCTCCCGATGGCCGATCTCGTGGTTGACCTTCATGCGGGCGGTCGTTCGCTTGACTACATCCCCTGCGCCCTCATCCGTCCGGGAAAGACGGCGCAGCACCATGAGAAATTAGTCGACCTGCTGCGCGTCTTCGGCGCCCCGATCGGCTATCTGACGAACGGCAGCGGGGGCGGCGGGAACACCACACTCCCGGCCGCGGCCGAGCGCACCGGCGCACCCGTGCTCACCGCGGAGCTGGGTGGCGGGGCGACGCTCAATCCATCGGGGCTACAGCTCGCAGAGCAGGGCGTCCTCAGGCTCCTCAAACACATTGGTGTGCTTCCGCGATACGATGTCACAGAACCCGGTCCGGTTCGATTGATGGAGAGCTCGACGACCGACCTGCTGGTTTATGCCGGCACCGATGGACTGTTCGAGCCCCTTGCAAGACTTGGCGAAGAAGTTTCAGAAGGTCAGCTCGCCGGATTGATTCACTCGATCGACAGGCCACACAATGATCCGGAACAGGTCCACTTCGGCCGCGCCGGCCTGATTGCCAGCAAACGTTTCCCGACCCTGGTCAAGCGTGGCGATTGCCTGTTTGAACTGATGCAGGATATCGCATCCTCGCAGACACGAGGGTGA
- a CDS encoding pyridoxal-phosphate dependent enzyme gives MPGKLNPRIAGMTCVRCQLTHPVADYVEGCPACLESGTPASVAPHYTSWPSSLDLATIGDWLSYPDASGLGEGNTPLSDLPRLARVLGIQALHTKNEFGNPTGSHKDRMGGMVARRALDVGARTVAVASSGNAGVSVAAYAARSGLECVVVTTPEISPNWRQAIELHGARIVATERSDERWRLVARHARAGDWYPVTNYLIPPVGSNPFGVDGYRAIAFELYLQFEHHPPTDIVVPTSRGDLIWGIAKGYRDLSDAGLVRSIPRVHAVEPFPRIRQALSGHGMVGAFPEKTSMGSIGGNTVTWQTLQALELAGGSSVAVDEPEVAADQSVLAREGLYLELSSVATLTGLRKLIREGKVTPDARVVLIATSHGYKERARIDERLVPVNPSLVSA, from the coding sequence GTGCCCGGCAAGTTAAATCCAAGAATCGCCGGCATGACATGCGTCCGGTGTCAGCTCACCCATCCGGTCGCGGACTATGTGGAAGGATGTCCCGCCTGCCTTGAGTCAGGCACGCCCGCAAGCGTTGCACCGCACTATACCAGCTGGCCGTCGTCACTGGACCTTGCAACGATTGGTGACTGGCTCTCGTACCCGGATGCATCGGGGCTCGGTGAAGGCAACACGCCGCTGTCAGATCTGCCGCGTCTCGCCAGGGTGCTTGGCATACAGGCGCTGCATACGAAAAACGAGTTTGGCAATCCCACCGGCTCCCACAAGGACAGAATGGGCGGGATGGTCGCCCGGCGTGCCCTTGATGTCGGAGCCAGAACCGTCGCCGTCGCCTCGAGTGGCAATGCCGGGGTATCGGTGGCCGCCTATGCGGCACGAAGCGGGCTGGAATGCGTCGTCGTCACCACGCCCGAGATCAGCCCGAACTGGCGCCAGGCCATCGAGCTGCACGGCGCACGAATCGTCGCAACCGAAAGATCGGACGAGCGGTGGAGACTCGTTGCACGCCACGCCCGGGCCGGCGACTGGTATCCGGTCACAAACTACCTGATCCCCCCTGTCGGAAGTAACCCCTTCGGTGTCGACGGCTATCGTGCCATCGCATTCGAACTGTATCTGCAGTTCGAGCATCACCCGCCAACAGACATAGTGGTCCCGACATCACGCGGAGATCTCATCTGGGGAATCGCAAAGGGATACAGGGATCTTTCGGATGCCGGTCTGGTGCGGTCAATACCCAGGGTTCACGCGGTCGAGCCGTTTCCACGAATCCGTCAAGCGCTCTCGGGCCACGGGATGGTCGGCGCTTTCCCGGAAAAGACCAGCATGGGGTCGATCGGGGGCAATACGGTTACCTGGCAGACGTTACAGGCGCTCGAACTGGCAGGCGGATCGTCAGTCGCCGTCGACGAGCCTGAGGTGGCTGCCGACCAGAGTGTGCTCGCAAGAGAGGGCCTGTATCTTGAGCTTTCAAGCGTCGCCACGCTCACGGGTTTGCGCAAACTGATCCGCGAAGGAAAGGTTACGCCGGATGCACGTGTCGTGCTGATTGCCACATCCCATGGCTACAAGGAGCGCGCCCGAATTGACGAGCGGCTGGTTCCCGTCAACCCGTCCCTTGTCTCCGCTTAA
- the tdh gene encoding L-threonine 3-dehydrogenase — MKALVKARPEPGLWLRDEPVPSIGPDDVLIKVRKTGICGTDIHIFGWDDWARRTIPVPMVVGHEFAGEIIEIGPAVQGLAPGQRVSGEGHVIAMHGRAARSGRFHLDSQTRGLGVNIPGAFAEYVKLPAFNVVPLPDDIDDDLGAILDPLGNAVHTALSFDLVGEDVLITGAGPIGIMSAAVARHVGARHVVITDVNPARLKLAAEAADVVPVDVSKEDLASVKARLGIKEGFDVGLEMSGAPAAFEDMVEHLVMGGKIAMLGIPSRPFAVDWSRLVFKMLTVKGIYGREMFETWHKMLGMLQSGLDVRKVITHRLPVRDFQLGFEAMQSGSSGKIVLDWTTKP, encoded by the coding sequence ATGAAGGCACTCGTAAAGGCCAGGCCAGAGCCGGGATTATGGTTGCGCGACGAACCCGTGCCCTCGATCGGGCCCGATGATGTCCTGATCAAGGTCAGGAAGACCGGGATCTGTGGCACGGATATTCATATTTTTGGCTGGGATGACTGGGCACGCCGAACGATACCGGTGCCGATGGTCGTAGGCCATGAGTTCGCGGGCGAGATTATCGAGATCGGTCCGGCTGTCCAGGGTCTTGCTCCCGGCCAGCGGGTTTCGGGAGAGGGCCATGTCATCGCAATGCACGGTCGCGCCGCCCGCAGCGGTCGCTTCCATCTTGACTCGCAGACCCGGGGCCTGGGCGTCAATATCCCGGGCGCATTTGCAGAATATGTAAAATTGCCTGCATTCAACGTCGTGCCACTGCCCGACGATATCGACGACGATCTGGGGGCCATTCTCGATCCCCTGGGAAATGCCGTGCATACGGCGCTATCCTTCGATCTCGTCGGCGAGGATGTGCTGATCACCGGCGCCGGGCCGATCGGCATCATGAGCGCCGCGGTCGCGCGACATGTCGGTGCCCGCCATGTCGTCATCACAGACGTCAATCCGGCCCGCCTGAAACTCGCAGCCGAAGCGGCCGATGTCGTGCCCGTTGATGTTTCAAAGGAAGACCTCGCGTCCGTGAAGGCGCGGCTAGGCATCAAGGAGGGATTCGACGTCGGGCTTGAAATGAGCGGGGCGCCTGCCGCCTTCGAAGATATGGTTGAGCACCTCGTCATGGGCGGAAAGATCGCCATGCTCGGCATTCCATCCAGACCGTTTGCAGTCGACTGGAGCAGGCTTGTTTTCAAGATGCTCACGGTCAAGGGCATCTATGGCCGGGAAATGTTCGAGACCTGGCATAAAATGCTGGGCATGCTGCAGAGCGGCCTCGATGTGCGGAAAGTCATCACACACCGCCTGCCGGTGCGGGACTTCCAGCTTGGCTTCGAGGCAATGCAAAGCGGAAGCTCGGGGAAGATCGTCCTTGACTGGACGACGAAGCCCTGA
- a CDS encoding glycine C-acetyltransferase, producing MPNDFLGHLRNALSDIEGEGLYKRERLIAGAQGGRIELQSAGGNRQVINLCANNYLGLANHPEILAAAKAGLDTFGFGMASVRFICGAQTLHRELEQRIARYLNKDDAILFAACFDANGGIFEPLFGPEDAIISDSLNHASIIDGVRLSKARRYRFANGDMDELEDVLKLAEREGARFKIIVTDGVFSMDGYVANLAAICDLAGRYGALVMVDDCHATGHLGPQGRGTPALTGAGGRVDIVTGTFGKSLGGAMGGFVAAAQPIIDVLRQRSRPYLFSNSLAPAVAAGSLKAIDIAEAADDRRALLASHTVRFRNGLAEAGFELLPGETPIIPVMLHDARRAQDMARELDARGVYVAGFFYPVVPAGKARIRTQMSAALTDADVTLAIDAFKDAGRTLRLIQ from the coding sequence GTGCCGAACGATTTCCTTGGCCATCTCAGGAATGCGCTTTCGGACATTGAGGGTGAGGGCCTCTACAAGCGCGAGCGGCTCATTGCCGGTGCGCAGGGCGGCCGGATCGAACTTCAGTCGGCGGGCGGCAACCGTCAGGTCATCAATCTTTGCGCAAACAACTATCTCGGTCTCGCCAATCACCCTGAAATCCTGGCTGCCGCCAAAGCGGGGCTCGATACGTTCGGTTTTGGAATGGCGTCGGTGCGCTTCATCTGCGGGGCGCAAACGCTGCACAGGGAGCTCGAGCAGCGGATCGCGCGCTATCTCAACAAGGACGACGCCATCCTGTTTGCTGCGTGCTTCGACGCCAATGGAGGGATCTTCGAGCCGCTCTTCGGTCCCGAAGACGCGATCATATCGGACTCGCTCAATCACGCTTCCATCATTGACGGCGTCCGGCTGAGCAAGGCGAGGCGTTACCGCTTCGCCAATGGTGACATGGACGAGCTCGAGGATGTGCTCAAGCTCGCTGAAAGGGAGGGGGCTCGATTCAAGATCATCGTGACAGACGGCGTATTCTCAATGGATGGCTACGTGGCCAACCTGGCGGCAATATGCGATCTCGCCGGCCGTTACGGCGCCCTTGTCATGGTGGACGACTGCCACGCCACGGGCCATCTCGGGCCACAGGGGCGCGGCACCCCGGCGCTGACGGGGGCGGGCGGGCGCGTCGATATCGTGACCGGTACATTCGGCAAGAGCCTTGGCGGCGCCATGGGCGGCTTCGTCGCGGCCGCTCAGCCGATCATAGACGTACTGCGCCAGCGCTCGCGACCCTACCTGTTCTCCAACAGCCTTGCTCCGGCGGTTGCGGCCGGCTCCCTCAAGGCGATCGACATTGCCGAGGCCGCTGATGACCGCCGCGCGCTGCTTGCATCCCATACGGTCAGATTCCGAAACGGTCTGGCCGAAGCGGGATTTGAACTCCTCCCCGGGGAAACGCCGATCATCCCCGTCATGCTGCACGATGCGCGCCGCGCGCAGGATATGGCCAGGGAGCTCGACGCGCGCGGCGTATACGTTGCCGGCTTTTTCTATCCTGTCGTGCCGGCCGGCAAGGCCCGCATTCGCACGCAGATGTCTGCCGCCCTGACCGACGCCGACGTGACGCTTGCCATCGACGCATTCAAGGACGCCGGCAGGACGCTCCGTCTTATCCAATGA
- a CDS encoding homoserine dehydrogenase, with product MADEGRAPINVVLIGFGSVGKAFSRLIRDSSASLASKYGIRLNIAAVSDLRFGSLVPCEGMDVSRLAETSLQPGGFEKYPGGSSRAQNETIIRDVPADIVIEATFTNPVDGEPATSHCRRAIEAGRHVVTCNKGPVAFAGKELKALAARKGVTFAYEGAVMSGTPVIRVASQTLAMAGIHGFEGILNGTSNFVLGRMGEGLDLGAAVREAQALGYAEADPSADIEGHDVRLKVAIMANELLGADISPEQVLCEGISGLQPADILKASRAGQHWKLIGSASRDERGSVTAAVAPRALSSGHPLANIAGATNAITFRTDVLGDVSMVGPGAGPLQTAYALLSDIIAIYRS from the coding sequence ATGGCAGATGAAGGTCGGGCGCCAATAAACGTCGTACTGATAGGCTTCGGCAGCGTCGGCAAAGCCTTTTCGCGGCTCATAAGGGACAGCAGCGCGAGCCTGGCTTCGAAATACGGCATCCGCCTGAATATTGCGGCCGTATCGGATCTTCGGTTCGGCTCGCTCGTGCCCTGCGAGGGGATGGACGTCTCCCGCCTGGCAGAGACATCGCTCCAGCCGGGCGGATTCGAAAAATATCCAGGCGGCAGCAGCAGGGCGCAGAATGAGACAATCATAAGGGACGTGCCGGCCGACATCGTCATCGAGGCGACCTTCACCAACCCTGTCGATGGTGAGCCTGCAACCTCCCATTGCCGCCGGGCAATCGAGGCCGGCAGGCATGTCGTTACGTGCAACAAGGGACCGGTCGCCTTCGCCGGCAAGGAGCTCAAGGCCCTCGCCGCGCGCAAGGGCGTCACCTTCGCGTATGAAGGTGCGGTCATGAGCGGAACGCCGGTCATACGCGTGGCCAGCCAGACACTGGCCATGGCCGGGATTCATGGATTCGAGGGTATCCTGAACGGGACTTCGAATTTTGTCCTTGGTCGTATGGGAGAGGGTCTGGATCTCGGCGCCGCGGTGAGGGAAGCGCAGGCTCTGGGATACGCAGAGGCGGACCCGAGCGCCGATATTGAAGGCCATGATGTGCGGCTCAAGGTCGCGATCATGGCAAACGAGCTGTTGGGCGCGGATATTTCGCCAGAACAGGTCCTTTGCGAAGGAATTTCGGGTCTGCAGCCCGCCGATATTCTCAAAGCGTCCAGGGCAGGGCAGCACTGGAAGTTGATTGGCTCCGCAAGCCGCGACGAACGGGGCTCGGTCACGGCCGCGGTTGCTCCGCGCGCCCTGTCCTCCGGTCACCCTCTGGCGAACATAGCCGGCGCTACGAATGCCATTACCTTCAGGACAGATGTTTTGGGTGACGTGTCGATGGTTGGTCCCGGAGCCGGACCGCTTCAAACCGCATATGCGCTGCTGTCCGATATCATAGCGATCTACCGCAGCTAG
- a CDS encoding XRE family transcriptional regulator, translating into MSQRTPKIGPAIQRERKLRKLTLEQLSVQSGVSKSMLSQIERGEANPTFAVVWSLTQALEIGFSDLVGTGSTAASLDQIEITTRAHTPEIRSADGLCRLKILSSPRLAGQTEWYDVEIQSGGKLESDPHASGTFEHFTALTQGFEVTCGDSTMRLDNGETARYPADVRHRISNVGGKIARGFLVVLYR; encoded by the coding sequence ATGTCTCAAAGAACCCCGAAAATTGGACCCGCGATCCAGAGGGAACGCAAGCTGCGCAAGCTGACACTTGAGCAGCTTTCCGTACAATCCGGCGTCTCGAAATCCATGCTCAGCCAGATCGAGCGCGGTGAGGCGAACCCGACGTTTGCGGTCGTCTGGAGCCTGACCCAGGCGCTCGAGATCGGCTTTTCGGATCTTGTCGGTACCGGCAGCACCGCAGCAAGCCTCGACCAGATAGAGATTACGACGAGGGCGCATACCCCTGAAATTCGCAGCGCCGACGGGCTGTGCCGGCTGAAGATCCTGAGTTCTCCACGCCTCGCCGGCCAGACGGAATGGTATGACGTCGAAATCCAGTCCGGCGGCAAACTGGAGAGTGATCCACACGCGTCCGGTACGTTCGAACACTTTACGGCACTCACGCAGGGATTCGAGGTGACCTGCGGCGACAGTACGATGCGTCTCGACAACGGCGAGACAGCGCGCTACCCCGCCGACGTTCGACATCGAATCTCGAATGTGGGCGGCAAGATAGCCCGCGGGTTTCTCGTTGTCCTTTACAGATAG